A single genomic interval of Bacteroidota bacterium harbors:
- a CDS encoding helix-turn-helix transcriptional regulator, with product MAKSIILPSVKKVLIKLGENIRLARLRRKLNAAQVAERANISRKTLWAVETGSPGVAMGTYAQVLFVLGLEKDLLLIAEDDTLGRKLQDAGLTVKERAPKKKKSL from the coding sequence ATGGCAAAATCAATTATTCTTCCTTCCGTCAAAAAAGTATTAATTAAGCTGGGTGAAAATATTCGTTTAGCACGTTTACGTCGCAAATTAAATGCAGCTCAAGTTGCGGAGCGAGCCAACATTAGTCGCAAGACATTGTGGGCTGTTGAAACCGGTTCGCCCGGCGTTGCTATGGGTACTTATGCGCAAGTGCTTTTTGTGTTAGGTCTTGAAAAAGATTTGCTATTAATTGCTGAAGATGATACGTTGGGAAGAAAACTTCAGGATGCAGGATTAACAGTAAAAGAAAGAGCGCCTAAGAAAAAGAAATCACTTTAA
- a CDS encoding AraC family transcriptional regulator, whose protein sequence is MLPVFFQPHPLLQNYVEAIIISNFDFDCERNISSISTFVPTYERFLCFHLADQIQVKKENSQYSLRPRSIIVGQQLKPVELNFGQIHFCVSAVLKPSGMFRLTGIPQHEMIDRDFDGSLLLGKEVNGLIEQLGNANSNNQKNIIIQQYLLSKLWKLKPLLPFDAAISDLINSGGNLSVEKLASLSCLCVRQLERISLERIGLSPKLYSRIIRFTRAYQYKEYFPKCSWTAIAHNCGYYDQMHMIHDFKFFAGINPGLLKENNIESLMHFQISEAEASFSEL, encoded by the coding sequence ATGTTACCTGTTTTTTTTCAACCACATCCATTATTGCAGAATTATGTAGAAGCTATAATTATTTCAAATTTTGATTTCGATTGTGAAAGAAACATTTCCTCCATCTCTACCTTCGTCCCTACTTATGAAAGATTTTTGTGCTTCCACCTCGCCGACCAGATTCAGGTAAAAAAGGAAAATAGTCAATACTCTCTTCGTCCCAGATCAATAATTGTGGGGCAGCAATTAAAACCAGTTGAATTGAACTTTGGCCAAATCCACTTTTGTGTGAGTGCAGTATTAAAACCTTCTGGTATGTTTAGATTAACAGGCATACCACAGCATGAAATGATAGATCGTGATTTTGATGGTAGTCTTTTGTTAGGAAAGGAAGTGAATGGATTAATTGAGCAACTTGGAAATGCAAATTCAAATAATCAAAAAAATATTATTATTCAACAATATCTATTGAGTAAGTTATGGAAATTAAAACCGCTTTTACCTTTTGATGCGGCAATATCTGACCTGATAAATTCTGGTGGAAATTTATCGGTAGAAAAACTCGCTTCTTTATCGTGCTTATGTGTGCGTCAATTAGAACGTATAAGCCTGGAACGAATAGGGCTAAGTCCTAAATTATATAGTCGGATAATTCGTTTCACCCGGGCTTATCAGTACAAAGAATATTTTCCAAAATGCAGTTGGACTGCTATTGCTCATAATTGTGGTTATTACGACCAAATGCACATGATACATGATTTTAAATTCTTTGCAGGAATTAATCCTGGTTTGCTAAAAGAAAATAATATCGAATCGCTTATGCATTTTCAGATATCAGAAGCTGAAGCTTCTTTTTCAGAATTATAA
- a CDS encoding DUF5005 domain-containing protein — MTKYLLIISIAFGLHACQNPETIITELDYNAEENASMSSGVSVTDATPFNNLFTRYGNGWTGGDATYSCLLPDGRTVWMFGDSFLDTVYADRSRPPSGLVRNVFMIQKGKKFSTLVSGSIDEPEAFVNTPDPDNAWYWPGDATVIDDNLFVFMEYFIRTGTGAWDFEYQRTDLVKFSLPDISEVSRTTVWEGGDVIFGAAILEWEGYIYIYGAETFSFTKYAQVARVPADDIYADWEYFNGVSWQDTFPEDEGRLVKANGFPVDVSAQYSVVYYDGKFNLLTQEGFLGPKIHSYFSTSPTGPWKQKTLVYETPDFDGDVWTYNAFMHPQFINPSTGAILVSYNTNAANFFDLFSNADYYRPYFIWVKFL; from the coding sequence ATGACTAAATATTTACTGATTATCTCAATTGCCTTTGGATTACATGCATGTCAAAATCCGGAAACAATAATTACGGAATTAGATTATAATGCAGAAGAAAATGCCAGCATGAGTAGTGGCGTTTCTGTAACAGATGCAACTCCATTTAATAATTTGTTTACTCGCTATGGAAATGGATGGACTGGAGGTGATGCTACCTATTCTTGTTTGTTGCCGGACGGCAGAACAGTATGGATGTTTGGTGATTCATTTTTAGATACTGTGTATGCAGATAGAAGCAGACCCCCAAGTGGTTTAGTGCGCAATGTATTTATGATTCAAAAAGGAAAAAAATTCAGCACTTTGGTTTCAGGAAGTATTGACGAACCCGAAGCTTTCGTGAATACACCCGATCCGGATAATGCATGGTATTGGCCGGGAGATGCCACCGTGATTGACGATAATTTATTTGTGTTTATGGAATATTTTATTCGCACCGGAACCGGTGCCTGGGATTTTGAATATCAAAGAACTGATCTTGTAAAATTTAGTTTACCTGATATTTCTGAAGTATCACGCACCACTGTTTGGGAAGGTGGTGATGTAATTTTTGGCGCTGCAATTTTAGAATGGGAAGGATACATTTATATATATGGAGCCGAAACTTTTTCATTTACAAAATATGCACAAGTGGCTAGAGTACCTGCCGATGATATCTATGCAGATTGGGAATATTTCAATGGCGTTTCATGGCAAGATACTTTTCCCGAAGATGAAGGCAGATTAGTAAAAGCAAATGGTTTTCCGGTAGATGTATCTGCACAGTATTCTGTTGTGTATTACGATGGTAAATTTAATTTACTTACGCAAGAAGGTTTTCTCGGACCAAAAATTCATTCCTACTTCAGCACATCACCAACAGGACCGTGGAAGCAGAAAACATTAGTATATGAAACTCCGGATTTTGATGGTGATGTATGGACATATAATGCATTTATGCATCCGCAATTTATTAATCCATCTACAGGTGCAATACTAGTTTCGTATAATACTAATGCAGCTAATTTTTTCGATCTGTTTAGCAATGCAGATTATTACCGGCCTTATTTTATTTGGGTAAAATTTTTGTGA
- a CDS encoding HD domain-containing protein — MITRNLASIEAHVWKKLEEKLPEGLYYHGMHHTRDVLESALLIAQMEGITDKEDLFLLHVACLYHDLGFIDVYKGHEMRGCEIARAELPDFGLTEEQIKIICSMIISTRLPQSPATELEQIICDADLYYLGGTDYETVSETLFKEQHELGMIKDRDEWNKIQLEFLQKHHYFTASVKSSHNLGKSMHTKRILGLVNNNKKI; from the coding sequence ATGATAACCCGAAACTTAGCTTCCATAGAAGCACATGTTTGGAAAAAGCTGGAAGAAAAACTTCCTGAAGGCTTATATTATCACGGTATGCATCATACAAGAGATGTGTTGGAAAGTGCTTTGTTAATAGCACAAATGGAGGGTATTACTGATAAAGAAGATCTGTTTCTGTTGCATGTTGCCTGCCTGTATCACGACTTAGGATTTATTGATGTGTATAAAGGTCATGAAATGCGTGGCTGTGAAATTGCCCGAGCGGAACTTCCTGATTTTGGATTAACTGAAGAGCAAATAAAAATAATTTGCAGTATGATAATATCTACTCGTTTGCCGCAATCTCCTGCTACAGAATTAGAGCAAATTATTTGTGATGCAGATTTATATTATCTCGGCGGAACAGATTATGAAACTGTTTCTGAAACTTTATTTAAAGAGCAACATGAATTGGGAATGATTAAAGACAGAGATGAATGGAATAAAATTCAATTAGAATTTTTACAGAAGCACCACTATTTTACTGCTTCAGTGAAGAGTTCGCATAACCTTGGAAAATCAATGCATACAAAACGCATATTGGGTTTAGTAAATAACAATAAAAAAATATAA
- a CDS encoding cyclic nucleotide-binding domain-containing protein encodes MSNKESTSNNSKGKLLLLEKVLILKATNVFSQTPENILADVVSLLEEIEFEENTEIFKEGDIGDAMYIIHRGNVRITKGKVILAILKENDVFGELSLLDAETRSASAFANTDCTIFKIEQQAFYELIESRPEIIRGIVKILCSRLRKINQMTADQATAQETKP; translated from the coding sequence ATGAGCAACAAAGAATCAACATCAAACAACAGCAAAGGAAAACTCCTGCTTCTGGAGAAAGTACTGATATTAAAAGCTACCAACGTGTTTTCGCAAACACCTGAAAATATTTTAGCAGATGTAGTTTCTCTGCTGGAAGAAATCGAGTTCGAAGAGAATACAGAAATTTTTAAGGAAGGAGATATTGGCGATGCAATGTATATTATTCATCGTGGTAATGTGCGTATCACAAAAGGAAAAGTAATACTTGCTATACTGAAAGAAAATGATGTATTTGGTGAGTTGTCTTTATTGGATGCAGAAACAAGATCGGCTAGTGCCTTTGCAAATACGGATTGTACAATTTTTAAAATTGAGCAACAGGCCTTTTATGAATTAATTGAATCACGTCCGGAAATTATAAGAGGTATTGTAAAGATATTATGCTCTCGTCTGCGCAAAATAAATCAGATGACTGCTGATCAGGCAACGGCACAAGAAACTAAGCCATAG
- a CDS encoding adenylate/guanylate cyclase domain-containing protein, which produces MKISQLIKYFFPENLIEDQDIIRKHGLFISINFITAIFGLLYGVLSYFIHFEVGVYTMAFSFLFFITLPFLLRAGIKLKKLSYAFGFYTIALNAILVYYSGGLFISPVTPWIIITSPIILIFTDLPSAIFFTILCVLYVLVFTFEKVQIVNFPFTYDSQYHLMFLTIALSGLVVILFMVTNTFERTKNNALNRLLEKQKELENEKERSENLLLNIFPSEIAEELKSNGKAEAKQHELVTVLFADIVNFTKIAEKLSPTELVAELDYCFSKFDTIVSEHHLEKVKTIGDAYMAAAGVPATNTATAEDAVLTGLAMQKFAQQRKLEKLAIDEFYFEFRVGIHTGPVVAGVVGNKKFVYDIWGDTVNLAARMQQAGETSRVNISEHTHQLVKHKFNCSSRGKLEAKHKGVLEMFFVDSRLSKPMA; this is translated from the coding sequence ATGAAAATTTCACAACTGATAAAATATTTTTTTCCTGAAAATTTAATTGAGGATCAGGATATAATTCGTAAACATGGATTGTTTATCAGTATAAATTTTATTACCGCAATCTTCGGTTTGTTATATGGCGTATTAAGTTATTTCATACACTTTGAAGTAGGTGTTTATACAATGGCTTTTTCATTTCTCTTTTTTATTACTCTACCTTTTTTACTGCGTGCAGGAATTAAATTAAAGAAGCTGAGTTATGCATTTGGCTTTTATACAATTGCACTGAATGCAATTCTTGTTTACTATTCCGGTGGTTTATTTATCTCACCTGTAACTCCCTGGATTATTATTACTTCACCTATTATTTTAATTTTTACAGATCTTCCTTCAGCAATATTTTTTACTATACTTTGTGTATTGTATGTTTTGGTATTTACTTTTGAAAAAGTACAAATTGTAAATTTTCCATTTACTTACGATTCACAATATCACCTGATGTTTCTCACCATAGCATTAAGTGGTTTAGTGGTAATTCTTTTTATGGTGACAAATACATTTGAGCGCACAAAAAATAATGCACTTAACCGATTATTGGAAAAGCAAAAAGAATTAGAGAATGAAAAAGAAAGATCAGAAAATTTATTGCTGAATATTTTTCCTTCTGAAATTGCAGAAGAATTAAAATCCAACGGAAAAGCAGAAGCAAAACAGCATGAATTGGTAACTGTATTATTTGCAGATATTGTCAACTTCACTAAAATTGCAGAAAAACTTTCACCGACAGAATTGGTTGCTGAGTTAGATTATTGCTTCAGTAAATTTGATACGATTGTAAGCGAGCATCATTTAGAAAAAGTAAAAACAATTGGCGATGCATATATGGCGGCGGCAGGTGTGCCTGCAACAAATACGGCAACTGCAGAAGATGCTGTGCTAACCGGATTAGCAATGCAAAAATTTGCTCAGCAGCGCAAATTAGAAAAGTTAGCAATAGATGAATTTTATTTTGAATTTCGAGTTGGAATTCATACAGGACCTGTTGTAGCTGGTGTGGTGGGAAATAAAAAATTTGTGTATGACATTTGGGGAGATACAGTAAATCTTGCAGCCCGCATGCAGCAAGCAGGTGAAACAAGTAGAGTAAATATTTCGGAACACACACATCAGTTAGTGAAGCATAAATTTAATTGCAGTTCACGTGGAAAATTAGAAGCAAAGCACAAGGGTGTTTTGGAAATGTTTTTTGTAGATTCCAGATTGAGTAAACCTATGGCTTAG
- a CDS encoding FAD-dependent oxidoreductase has protein sequence MKKVIVIGGGVAGMSAAQELAERGMQVEVYERNPWYAGGKARSVNVPDTNLLHPDKYLPGEHGFRFFPGFYKHITDSMKRIPFTNENGEKNANGVYDNLTQLDRVMIAEYGKLPIISIVNFPHTISDFKVLFHSAFGSNTGLTKADIEFFAERVWQLMTSCSERRMNEYERLGWWEYMDADGHSEIYQHLLVEGLTRTLVAAKAKLASTKTGGDIFIQLLFNITNPHIKADRVLNGPTNEKFIYPWMAYLKSMQVDYQLGWECIDLKIEKDVITGVVLKHRQSQEEKTVTGDYYLLATPVEVASKLFQRNPAIINADSTLADIDKLAPDVSWMNGIQFYLSEDVKVNHGHVIYSDSQWALTSISQMQFWGKYDLNQRGNGKVKGVLSVDISDWTTKGFNGMTANECTQEQVKDEVWKQLKESLNVEGKEILKDDMLLFWYLDKDIHKVGYEKDVNFEPLLVNLVNTWSLRPQAYTQISNLFLAADYVKTYTDLATMEGANEAARRAVNSIMDATGEKYKIAEVWNLHEPILLSYYKWLDKRRYKKGMPWKIHVPWFARVLNFIFKFIYKH, from the coding sequence ATGAAAAAAGTAATTGTAATAGGAGGCGGAGTTGCAGGGATGAGTGCGGCTCAGGAACTTGCAGAAAGAGGAATGCAAGTGGAAGTTTATGAACGCAATCCCTGGTATGCAGGAGGCAAAGCACGCAGTGTAAATGTCCCGGATACGAACTTGCTTCACCCTGATAAATATTTACCCGGCGAACATGGATTCCGTTTCTTTCCCGGCTTTTATAAACATATTACAGATTCCATGAAACGCATTCCATTCACCAACGAAAATGGAGAAAAGAATGCAAATGGCGTGTATGATAATCTTACGCAATTAGATAGAGTTATGATTGCCGAATACGGTAAGCTGCCTATTATTTCTATAGTAAACTTTCCGCATACCATTAGTGATTTCAAAGTATTATTTCATTCTGCTTTTGGCTCTAATACCGGATTAACCAAAGCAGATATTGAATTTTTCGCTGAAAGGGTATGGCAACTTATGACATCTTGCAGTGAACGTAGAATGAATGAGTACGAACGTTTAGGATGGTGGGAATATATGGATGCAGATGGGCACAGTGAAATTTATCAGCATTTATTAGTAGAAGGATTAACTCGCACTCTGGTGGCGGCAAAAGCAAAATTGGCTTCCACAAAAACAGGTGGAGATATTTTCATTCAGTTACTGTTCAATATTACTAATCCGCATATTAAAGCAGACCGTGTTTTAAATGGACCTACAAACGAAAAATTTATTTATCCATGGATGGCTTATTTAAAATCAATGCAGGTAGATTATCAGCTTGGTTGGGAATGCATAGATTTAAAAATTGAGAAGGATGTAATTACCGGAGTTGTTTTAAAACACCGACAATCACAAGAAGAAAAAACGGTTACAGGAGATTATTATTTATTAGCAACGCCAGTGGAAGTTGCTTCAAAATTATTTCAACGCAATCCGGCAATTATAAATGCCGATTCTACTTTGGCCGACATTGATAAACTTGCTCCCGATGTATCCTGGATGAACGGTATTCAATTCTATTTATCCGAAGATGTGAAAGTAAATCATGGTCATGTAATTTATTCCGACAGTCAATGGGCACTTACATCCATTTCGCAGATGCAGTTTTGGGGAAAATATGATTTGAATCAAAGAGGTAATGGAAAAGTAAAAGGGGTGTTAAGTGTAGATATTTCCGACTGGACAACAAAAGGATTTAATGGCATGACAGCGAATGAATGCACACAGGAACAAGTGAAAGATGAAGTGTGGAAACAACTGAAAGAAAGTTTGAATGTAGAAGGCAAAGAAATTTTAAAGGATGATATGCTGCTGTTTTGGTATTTAGATAAAGACATTCATAAAGTAGGATATGAAAAAGATGTAAACTTCGAACCGCTTTTAGTAAATCTTGTGAATACATGGTCCTTACGTCCGCAGGCATACACACAAATTTCCAATCTGTTTCTTGCTGCTGATTATGTAAAAACATATACCGATTTGGCAACAATGGAAGGCGCTAACGAAGCAGCTCGCCGTGCAGTAAATAGTATTATGGATGCAACAGGTGAGAAATACAAAATTGCTGAAGTATGGAATTTACATGAACCGATATTATTGAGTTATTATAAATGGCTCGACAAGCGCAGATATAAAAAAGGTATGCCATGGAAAATCCATGTACCATGGTTTGCACGAGTGTTGAATTTTATTTTTAAGTTCATTTATAAACACTAA